Part of the Bacillus sp. N1-1 genome, ACCTGCTCCAGAATATAACTTTGCTCAAACGCCACTTGTACGAGGGCTAGATGCCTGGTGGCTTGAAAAACGCGCAGGTAATAAGGAAATGATTGCCGCGGAGCCGTTAGATGATATTCATATGCCGGATTCTTCTATTCTTCCACTCGTTCTTTCTCTTGGGTTATTTATCGCAGCTCTTGCAGCGATTTACTCAAGCTGGATAATTGCGATCGGTGGTCTTGTGATCACGGCAGCTGCGATGATTCTTCGCTCTGTCATTGATTATCACGGCTATCATATCCATAAGGAAGATCTGCCTGCTGAAGGGAGGAAAGGCAAATGAAATCGAACGAAACAATGACTAAATTGCCTGCCAATCCAGAACGGGCTACATTAGATGGTAAAAACAAGTTTCTTGGTTTCTGGTTCTTCCTCGGAGGCGAAACCGTGCTTTTCGCCTCGCTTTTTGGGGTATACTTAGGACTAAGGAATGCAACAAATGGTGGAGTATCAGCCAATGAACTTTTTGAGCTTCCACTAGTCTTTATTGCAACTATGCTTTTATTAACGAGTAGTTTAACGTCTGTATTTGCAACAATGGCTCTCAAGACCAATCATTTTAAGCGGATGATTGGATGGTTTGTTGTAACAGGACTTCTTGGCCTTGCTTTCCTAGGTCTTGAAATTTATGAGTTTAATCATTATGTACATGAATATGGTCACACCATTAAAAGTAGTGCATGGGGATCTGCTTTCTACACGCTTGTAGGTACTCACGGAGCTCACGTGTTTGTGGGAATTTCCTGGATTACGATTCTTATTATTCGTAATCTAAGAAGAGGGATGGACCTGTATACGGCGCCGAAATTTTATCTCTTTGCTCTTTATTGGCACTTTATTGACGTTGTATGGATTTTCATCTTTACAGTCGTTTACCTAATGGGAAAGGTGGGTTAATTTAATGGCACATCATGAAGGTCATGATACACTGTCAGAGCACGATCAAAGTCATCTCGACATTCATCACAAGATTGCTCATGAAAAGGAATTTAAGCAACAGATTGTTTCCTTTGCCATGATGATTTTCCTAACGATGATTGCATTTGTAGCTGTAGCAAGCGATGCGATCTCTGATGCTTTTACCGTTATTTTCATCATGATTCTTGCAGGTATTCAGCTGGTATTTCAACTTTATATGTTTATGCATTTAAGTCATAAAGGTCATCAGTATCCAGCATGGGGAATATTCTTCGGAGTATTTGTAGCTGGAACGTGTGTAGTTGCACTAATGGGCATGATCTGG contains:
- a CDS encoding cytochrome C oxidase subunit IV family protein, with translation MAHHEGHDTLSEHDQSHLDIHHKIAHEKEFKQQIVSFAMMIFLTMIAFVAVASDAISDAFTVIFIMILAGIQLVFQLYMFMHLSHKGHQYPAWGIFFGVFVAGTCVVALMGMIW
- a CDS encoding cytochrome c oxidase subunit 3; the protein is MKSNETMTKLPANPERATLDGKNKFLGFWFFLGGETVLFASLFGVYLGLRNATNGGVSANELFELPLVFIATMLLLTSSLTSVFATMALKTNHFKRMIGWFVVTGLLGLAFLGLEIYEFNHYVHEYGHTIKSSAWGSAFYTLVGTHGAHVFVGISWITILIIRNLRRGMDLYTAPKFYLFALYWHFIDVVWIFIFTVVYLMGKVG